The nucleotide window GACAAACCTTAAGTTACTTAGGTTATCAAAGAATAATTTGGCGATTGATACTTCGACTCCAGAAGCAACCACTCTCTCTTGTTTGGCTAATCTTAGAAGTTTAACAAAACTAAGCTTGGACGCTAATCCGTTAAATGCCACACTTGATGATTTCTTTTCGAATTTCTCTACATCGACGCTTCAACATATTAGTTTAAGAAACTGCAGCATGAGGGGTAACATTCCCATTGGTATTGGCAACTTAAGCAGCTTGATATCCTTAGACCTCGAAAACAATCAATTGAGTGGATCAATTCCAACTTCATTAGGAAGACTTGGAAATCTCCAaggtatgaacttgaattacAACAAATTGCAAGGTTACATCCCATATCAACTTTGTCAACTGTATAACCTCGTTAACTTACAGTTGGCTAGTAATCAGCTCTCTGGTTCTATACCTTCATGCTTGGGTAATCTAGCCGCATCTCTAAGATATCTATCACTAGGGTCCAATTTGTTGAGTTCCACAATACCATCTACTTTTTGGAGACTTGCCTATATCTTACAAGTAAACTTATCATCCAATTCTCTAATTGGACCTCTCTCACAAGATATTGGAAACTTGAAAGTTGTCGTAGAGGTAGATTTATCAAATAACAATTTATCTGGTGTTATACCAAGCACCATTGGCGGTCTTCAGGATCTAGTTAATCTCTCCTTGgcaaataataatttggaaggCCCTATTCCAAGTTCATTTCAAGACTTGCTAAGCCTGCAACTCTTGAATTTATCCAGAAACAATCTATCTGGAGTGATTCCCAAGTCTTTAGAAGCTCTGTCACTTCTCAAGTATCTGGATTTGTCTTTCAACCGGCTCCAAGGAGAAATTCCAACGGGTGGACCATTCCAAAACTTCTCTGCTCAATCATTTGTCTCAAACAGCGCATTCTGTGGTGCACCCCGATTTCATGTTCCACCATGCAAAAATACTACACTTGAACCAAATTGGAAGAAAGCTAAATATATCATCCCAGGGATCATATCAGTAATTCTACTAGTGGCCTCCATATCTATATTTGTACTACGCAGGAAAAGAAATGTGCAAGTTGCAGGAGAGGCTACCTCGTTGCCTCAACTTCTTTGGAAAAGAATTTCACACCTAGAACTTCTAAAGGCCACGAATGGATTAACGAAAACAACTACTTNNNNNNNNNNNNNNNNNNNNNNNNNNNNNNNNNNNNNNNNNNNNNNNNNNNNNNNNNNNNNNNNNNNNNNNNNNNNNNNNNNNNNNNNNNNNNNNNNNNNTTACAGCTAGAGGGGGCTTTCAAGAAGTTTGATAGGGAATGTCAAATGCTAAGCAATATTCGTCATAGAAAACCTTATCAAAATCATCAGCTGTTGCAGTGAACTTGATTTCAAAGCCTTGGTACTGAACTACATGCCTAATGGGAGCCTGGACAAGTGGTTATATTCTCAAAACTATTCTTTGAATATCTTACAGAGGTTGAACATAATGATAGACGTTGCGGTGGCAGTGGAATACCTACACTATGGTTATTCAATACCTATTGTGCACTGTGACATGAAGCCCAGCAATATACTACTAGATGATGATATGGTTGCACACGTTGCTGATTTTGGAATTGCAAAACTCTTGGGTGGAGGAGATTCTATTACCCAAACCATGACTCTAGCCACTGTTGGGTATATGGCTCCAGGTGATGTTCTTGCTAATTTAATATCTTTCAATTCTATACGTGCTGTCCTTATTTatgcataattttcatttactATATATTCATACACATGAATATATAAGTATAATTCATAATGCAGAGTATGGATTGGAAGGAATGGTTTCAACAAGAGGGGATGTGTACAGTTTCGGAATTGTAGTGATGGAAACATTCACAAGAAGGAAGCCAATAGATGAGATGTTCGATGGGGAAATGAATATAAAGCAATGGATTGCAAACTCACTAGTATTACCAGATGCAAAGATAGATGAAGTTGTGGATGCCAATTTGCTTGGGATTGAGACAGAGCAGGAAGATGATGATCATGTGAGGAAGAGGGATTGCATATCAGCCATTATGAGATTAGCTCTTACTTGCTGTGCAGAATCGGCAGAAGAGAGGATAAGTATGAAAGAAGCTGTAGCCACACTCAACAAAATCAAGACAAAGTTTTTGAAGGACACCACTGCAGGAAGAGGTGTGCTGTTAAACCGTCCTCTTGTTCAGCAACCCTTCAAATAATGGGTCCTATCCTATGACATGTATTTCATGCATTTTGATTCAATTTCAGTCTTTAATTTAGCCAATGTAGAGGAAGGCATGTCGttttatttcagtttttgacTGATTTTATGGTGGAGGGGTGTATTTTCGAGGTTGCAAAGCGACTTTTTACATTTCCTTTACACCTCCGAGTGTTGTAAATGTGATTGTTGTTCCAATGAGGAATatgtataattaattttactaACTTTTGACCACTTTTTCTCACTATTTTTCATGTAGGATCCACTTGTAAGGGATGTAAAAAAGGATGCACACGTGCATCTAAATTTGCATCTCACGGTTGTGATACAAATTTACAATCGTTTACATCTCTCCATTGTAGGTGATTTCGATCAGTGTTTATTTAACAACATACACCTCATTATACAACCTCCCACTGAAAATGCTCTTATagtaacaatttttttatttttttattaaaaaaagaggagtCACCAAAGATTTTCATAGAATtatgaataaagaaagaaaaaattggttgG belongs to Prunus persica cultivar Lovell chromosome G4, Prunus_persica_NCBIv2, whole genome shotgun sequence and includes:
- the LOC109948501 gene encoding putative receptor-like protein kinase At3g47110 is translated as MREIVAGTIPDEIGDLPNLEFLSLGVNNLNGLIPSSVFNISTMIKLSLSFTQLSGSLPANIGLGLPNLQVLYIGATDLSGVIPNLSSASMLTALDLGENSFTGFIPTTLCALTNLKLLRLSKNNLAIDTSTPEATTLSCLANLRSLTKLSLDANPLNATLDDFFSNFSTSTLQHISLRNCSMRGNIPIGIGNLSSLISLDLENNQLSGSIPTSLGRLGNLQGMNLNYNKLQGYIPYQLCQLYNLVNLQLASNQLSGSIPSCLGNLAASLRYLSLGSNLLSSTIPSTFWRLAYILQVNLSSNSLIGPLSQDIGNLKVVVEVDLSNNNLSGVIPSTIGGLQDLVNLSLANNNLEGPIPSSFQDLLSLQLLNLSRNNLSGVIPKSLEALSLLKYLDLSFNRLQGEIPTGGPFQNFSAQSFVSNSAFCGAPRFHVPPCKNTTLEPNWKKAKYIIPGIISVILLVASISIFVLRRKRNVQVAGEATSLPQLLWKRISHLELLKRGLSRSLIGNVKC
- the LOC18780512 gene encoding probable LRR receptor-like serine/threonine-protein kinase At3g47570; translated protein: MPNGSLDKWLYSQNYSLNILQRLNIMIDVAVAVEYLHYGYSIPIVHCDMKPSNILLDDDMVAHVADFGIAKLLGGGDSITQTMTLATVGYMAPEYGLEGMVSTRGDVYSFGIVVMETFTRRKPIDEMFDGEMNIKQWIANSLVLPDAKIDEVVDANLLGIETEQEDDDHVRKRDCISAIMRLALTCCAESAEERISMKEAVATLNKIKTKFLKDTTAGRGVLLNRPLVQQPFK